CGAGTCCACCGGCCAACCGTTCGGCTTGCGTCTTGCCGTAGTGCGTCGCATGCCGCGAGCCGACGATAGCGACCGACATCGCATCGGTCGATTGTAGCGATCCATGAATGAAGAGCATCGCCGGCGGATCCGGTATTTCAACCAGCGGCTTGGGATACGCGGCCGAGGAGCGAATCAGAATTTCAATGCCATGCCGACGGCACAATTCGAGCTCGCGCTCGGCATCGACCTCTTGCTTCGCCGCAGAGATCGCGCGGCCTAGCTTGGGTCCAATGCCTGAGACGCTCCGCAGCTCGCTCGGGGCAGCCGCTAGCACAGCATCCGGCGAGCCGAATCGCTCGACAAGTGTTTGCCAATGCCGGGGTCCTACGCCAGCGACCAACGACAACCGAAGCGCCGCCAAAAGCTGTTTGTGTTGATCGGGGGGACAAAGTTCGGGCGTCATTTGGGGCAGCGTGGAAAGAATGCGGAAATTCAAATCGGGCCAGCGAACCGCAACGGAATTTCGGGCGAATTCGGCCGAGCGACGATAGCCGGCGTTCGCAATTGCGCCCATTCTAGTGGCGAAGGTTCGGAACTCCTACCGGGGCCAAATGCTTATGGTAGTTTGTACTTTCGGATTTGCTCTGCATTGAAGAGAATCAGCCGTATTGCCGATAGCAATTATGCGGCACCACGACATCCGTCGTGCCTTGCCTTGCGAACTGACGGCAACCGCATACGGCTCTCCTTGGCATTGAGGGATCACTGCCCCGGTCTCTCTGCCGGGAGAGCCGTTGTTTTTGAACAGACCCGATTGTCCGGTTCAAGGCATGGACTACCGGAACCAACCTGGGCGACCGCGCGGATCAAGCCGATGGCTCCGGCGGATTCTCGATCGAAAGAATCATGCGGACCAGTTCGGCCAGCGAATTGGCTTCCATCTTTTTCATGATCGTCGCGCGGCGGAGCTCGACGGTGCGCAGGCCAAGATCGAGTTCGGCCGCGATCGTCTTGTTGGCATGGCCCGCCAAGAGCCGCCCGAGGACGAGCACTTCTGCAGGAGTCAGCGTGGCGCGGCGAGCCAAGATTTCTTCACGCTGGGTGCGCTGCCGCATGGCGCGGCTTTCCCATTGCAGCGCCGTCTCGATGCTAGCCCAAAGTTCCTTGTCGGAACAAGGCTTTTCGAGGAATGTCACAGCCCCGGCTCGCATCGCCCGGACCGCGGTTGGAACGTCGGCAAACCCGGTGATGACGATCACGGGAATCGTGTAGCCGCGGGCGGTCAATTCTTGTTGCAATTCCAGGCCCGTCATTCCGGTCATGCGAACGTCGACGACCAGGCATCCGGGCTGCCTGGGCTCGTAGGCGGCCAGGAACTCCGCTGCGGAGGCGAATGTTTGCGCCGCCAAATCATGCGAACCGACAAGCGCGGCGACCGATTCCCGTGCCGCCGGGTCGTCGTCGACGACAAACACGTTGAAGTCAGCCATTGGAACCAATCCCACTAATTCCCATTGGATTTCTACTCGGCAAGAATAGGCAGCGTGAATAGGAACGTCAATCCGCGGTCGGGGTTTGAGATTGCTTCCAGCGTGCCGCCATGGGCTTGGACGATCGAATGGCTGATGGCCAAGCCCATGCCCATGCCGTCTGATTTCGTGGTGAAAAACGGCTCGAAGAGTCGCGCCTTCTGGGCGGGGTCGACACCGCGGCCGGCGTCGCAAACGGCGACACGAATCAAATTACAATCGAGCAATCCGGTGCGCACCAGAAGCGGCCGATCGGCCCGCGAGTTCGCTCCCATGGCTTCGATCGCGTTGCGAATCAGATTCACGAGCACCTGCTCGATCTGAACTGAATCTACTTTCACCGGCGGCAGCGGTTCCGTGAAGTCGCGTTTTAGCGCCACCTGCCCCTGCCGGAGGTCGAATTGCAAGAGTTCGAGCACGCCGTCGATCAGGGTGTTGATGTTGACGGCGATTTGCCGTGGGGGCGATTTGCGGAGGAATTGACCGACGCGGCGCAAGATCTCTCCCGCTCGATTGGCCTGCGTGGCGATCTTTTCGATCCATGAAAAAAGCTCCGCATGATCGACACTTCCCCCGCGCAACCGGTTCAAACAAGCCTCGGCGAAATTCGAGATCGCATAGAGCGGCTGGTTGATTTCGTGCGCCAATTCCGACACGAGTTCGCCCATCGTGGTCAGGCGCGTGACATGGGTCAGCTGCGCCATGCGCTGCCGGGCTTCTTCCTGCGCCTGGCGGCGTTCGGTTATGTCTCGTACGATCCGCTGAATGGCCGGTTGGCCATCGTAAATACACGGAATCCCGGCGACTTCGACTTCGACCATTCCGCCGTCCAATCGGACGAGTTGCTGCTCCATGAGCGCAGTCGGCAGCCCTTGGTCGAGCATCTGACGGATACGGCGCACCACTTGGGCTCGATGCTCCCCATGCACCAAGTCGAGGAATTCCCGGCCGAGCAGTTCCTTTCGTTCGGCCGCGCCGACCAGCCGGGCGAAAGTGTCGTTCAGATAAGCGATGCGGCCGTCTTGCGCGACGACCAGCACCGCGTCCGGCGAATACTCCACGAGGCTGCGATAGCGCTTCTCGCTTTGCCGCAACGCGGCCTCGGCAAAACGATTCTCGTCGCGCAACCGCTTTTCTTCTAGAGCGTGCAAGATGGCCGGAGCTAACCGGGCAAGACGATCCTTAATCAGATAGTCGTCGGCGCCTTCCTTGATACATTGCACCGCGGTTTCTTCACTGATGGCGCCGGTGACAACGATAAACGGTATGTCCAACTGCCGTTGCCGCAACAATTGCAACGCACGCAACGCGCTGAACGCCGGCATGCTGTAGTCGGCCAAAATGATCTGCGGCATGTCGTGGTCGTCGAGCGCACTCACGTATTGCGGCTCGGTGTCGACAGCGCACCATCGCGGCGCGATCCCGGCACGTTGCAATTCGCGG
This genomic interval from Pirellulales bacterium contains the following:
- a CDS encoding DNA-processing protein DprA; its protein translation is MGAIANAGYRRSAEFARNSVAVRWPDLNFRILSTLPQMTPELCPPDQHKQLLAALRLSLVAGVGPRHWQTLVERFGSPDAVLAAAPSELRSVSGIGPKLGRAISAAKQEVDAERELELCRRHGIEILIRSSAAYPKPLVEIPDPPAMLFIHGSLQSTDAMSVAIVGSRHATHYGKTQAERLAGGLARAGLTVVSGLARGIDAAGHRGALAAGGRTLAVLGSGVLNIYPPEHRELALEVQRRGALISEAPPQSSPLSGAFPQRNRIISGLSLGSHTAGCKVRSSHSRTQTFAHAWFACSA
- a CDS encoding response regulator — protein: MADFNVFVVDDDPAARESVAALVGSHDLAAQTFASAAEFLAAYEPRQPGCLVVDVRMTGMTGLELQQELTARGYTIPVIVITGFADVPTAVRAMRAGAVTFLEKPCSDKELWASIETALQWESRAMRQRTQREEILARRATLTPAEVLVLGRLLAGHANKTIAAELDLGLRTVELRRATIMKKMEANSLAELVRMILSIENPPEPSA
- a CDS encoding PAS domain S-box protein, with protein sequence MSSQSALDLKLLICEDREDDVELIVRELQRAGIAPRWCAVDTEPQYVSALDDHDMPQIILADYSMPAFSALRALQLLRQRQLDIPFIVVTGAISEETAVQCIKEGADDYLIKDRLARLAPAILHALEEKRLRDENRFAEAALRQSEKRYRSLVEYSPDAVLVVAQDGRIAYLNDTFARLVGAAERKELLGREFLDLVHGEHRAQVVRRIRQMLDQGLPTALMEQQLVRLDGGMVEVEVAGIPCIYDGQPAIQRIVRDITERRQAQEEARQRMAQLTHVTRLTTMGELVSELAHEINQPLYAISNFAEACLNRLRGGSVDHAELFSWIEKIATQANRAGEILRRVGQFLRKSPPRQIAVNINTLIDGVLELLQFDLRQGQVALKRDFTEPLPPVKVDSVQIEQVLVNLIRNAIEAMGANSRADRPLLVRTGLLDCNLIRVAVCDAGRGVDPAQKARLFEPFFTTKSDGMGMGLAISHSIVQAHGGTLEAISNPDRGLTFLFTLPILAE